From a region of the Cenarchaeum symbiont of Oopsacas minuta genome:
- a CDS encoding abortive infection protein, producing the protein MTADEKAIKSFRSEIQKICDDEGLTLDRAFPRWICEHILGITKSDVISEAVSIGGKNDYGIDIFHINEDEDNQYVCWIQAKYGEMLDRSIDRDGIISFGNTIKYLENCPNQANKTFKQKSDEFKKIIHDNADIKKRMIYVVTGKLNEQAKEQITRDDWKKNFTGYQSPIEFELFEMDKILSYVRKPHTPLIKIEYDGSVIERKDDLTNKKSVTGYVSAKNIVNIVEKHHATLFFENPRNTLGLTSTNKEILKTLSNNELKKSFWKLNNGVTGICSNFKKIYDDPRSYEIDNFKVVNGRQTTSTLEKFKGELEDVFLLITIHETKDDDERDRISQATNTQNPIKPVDLITNFQELRDLEMECNNQFSKFYFERQTKGLADMSIKKEITPRRILEKEETARCYYAYAIDPRLAIMPDKDLFTKKLTLFAGESHFDKVFKDRKIKELIIPHIFMNMIVALLKEYQRKFKDDEDNEDYSKYKWLLSKKLVKYYILRFINKAMEDIEQSKRTTIENNIIQIFSKLEKNEELPDIFLDIAKKGLEFFIMCYKLTWWYNYPKDLVKKIEDPNRPEKREDLPSAADIVRVLKMQENVSSSIFENRLTIIKAAGKDQIKDRLSKLEDWK; encoded by the coding sequence ATGACGGCAGATGAGAAAGCGATCAAAAGTTTTCGATCAGAAATACAAAAAATATGTGATGATGAAGGATTAACTTTAGATCGTGCATTTCCAAGATGGATATGCGAACATATTTTGGGCATTACTAAAAGTGATGTAATATCAGAAGCTGTATCTATTGGTGGAAAAAATGATTATGGCATAGACATTTTTCATATTAATGAAGATGAAGATAATCAGTACGTATGTTGGATACAGGCAAAATATGGAGAAATGTTGGATCGATCAATTGATAGAGATGGCATAATATCTTTTGGTAATACCATCAAATATTTGGAAAATTGTCCAAATCAAGCAAATAAAACATTTAAACAAAAATCTGATGAATTCAAAAAAATTATTCATGATAATGCAGATATAAAGAAAAGAATGATTTACGTTGTAACAGGTAAACTAAACGAGCAGGCAAAAGAACAAATTACACGTGATGATTGGAAAAAGAATTTTACAGGTTATCAAAGTCCAATAGAATTTGAATTATTCGAAATGGATAAAATTCTTTCATATGTGAGAAAACCTCACACGCCATTGATTAAAATTGAATACGATGGTTCTGTGATAGAACGAAAAGATGATCTTACTAATAAAAAATCAGTCACAGGATACGTAAGTGCTAAAAATATAGTCAATATTGTTGAAAAACATCATGCAACATTGTTCTTTGAAAACCCTCGCAATACATTGGGTCTAACTAGTACAAATAAAGAAATTCTCAAAACACTTAGCAACAATGAATTAAAAAAGAGTTTTTGGAAATTAAATAATGGTGTTACTGGAATCTGTTCAAATTTTAAAAAAATTTATGATGATCCTAGATCATATGAAATAGATAATTTTAAAGTTGTAAATGGAAGGCAAACCACATCAACATTAGAAAAATTTAAGGGCGAATTGGAGGATGTATTTTTGTTAATAACCATTCATGAAACAAAAGATGATGATGAACGAGATCGTATTAGTCAAGCTACAAATACACAAAATCCAATCAAACCTGTCGATCTAATAACTAATTTTCAGGAATTACGTGATTTAGAAATGGAATGTAATAATCAATTTAGTAAATTTTATTTTGAACGACAAACAAAAGGTCTTGCCGATATGTCTATAAAAAAAGAAATAACACCTAGAAGAATATTAGAAAAAGAAGAAACAGCTAGGTGTTATTATGCATATGCAATTGATCCAAGATTAGCAATCATGCCTGATAAAGATCTATTCACTAAAAAACTCACACTATTTGCAGGCGAATCCCATTTTGACAAAGTTTTTAAAGATCGGAAAATAAAAGAATTAATCATACCACACATATTCATGAATATGATAGTTGCATTATTAAAAGAATACCAAAGAAAATTTAAAGATGACGAAGATAATGAGGATTATTCAAAATACAAATGGCTTTTAAGTAAAAAGCTTGTAAAATACTATATTTTACGATTTATAAATAAAGCTATGGAAGACATTGAACAATCCAAAAGGACAACTATTGAAAATAACATAATTCAAATTTTTTCAAAATTAGAGAAAAATGAGGAACTGCCAGATATATTTTTAGACATTGCAAAAAAAGGACTTGAATTTTTCATAATGTGTTATAAACTTACTTGGTGGTATAATTACCCAAAAGATCTTGTGAAAAAGATTGAAGATCCCAACCGACCAGAAAAGCGAGAAGATCTTCCTAGTGCAGCAGATATTGTACGAGTGTTAAAAATGCAGGAAAATGTATCTAGTTCAATATTTGAAAATAGATTAACTATAATAAAAGCAGCTGGAAAAGATCAAATCAAAGACAGACTTAGCAAACTTGAGGATTGGAAATAA
- a CDS encoding aminotransferase class V codes for MKNPKTSTNPIYLDFHATSPMDPRVLESMMPYLTNIYGNPSSIDHSYGYDAANIVQTSRENIASAIHAHMDEIIFTSGATESDNLALKGVMAKNIDRGNHLITCVTEHKAILDTAKYLESHGTRVTYLPVDEFGSVDPRAVSDAITDDTVMISVMFANNEIGTIAEIGEIGKIAHERDVLFHTDAAQAMGHLNIDVEKLNIDLMSFSSHKLCGPKGIGALYVRSIMPRVKSEPLIHGGGQERNIRSGTLNVPGIVGFAKAVKIAQMEMDSENMLFKKWIDIMFDSLSQVGAKLNGHPTKRLVHNLNVRFDGIEGKAIINSVSKKIAISAGSACTTQMVEPSHVLLAIGLTEEQAHTAIRIGCGRFNTNEDIRIAIDEIHSSIKHLTQIC; via the coding sequence CGGGTTTTGGAATCCATGATGCCATATCTTACAAACATCTATGGGAATCCCTCGAGTATAGATCATTCGTATGGATACGATGCTGCAAATATAGTTCAAACATCTAGAGAAAATATCGCATCTGCAATACACGCGCATATGGACGAGATCATATTTACATCTGGAGCCACAGAATCAGACAATCTTGCATTAAAGGGCGTGATGGCAAAAAACATCGACCGCGGCAATCATCTAATTACATGTGTTACAGAACATAAAGCAATTTTAGATACTGCAAAATATTTGGAATCGCACGGAACTCGGGTCACATATTTACCAGTTGATGAATTTGGTAGTGTTGATCCTAGAGCCGTATCAGATGCCATAACTGATGATACAGTAATGATCTCTGTAATGTTTGCAAACAATGAGATTGGAACTATAGCAGAGATTGGAGAGATTGGAAAAATAGCCCACGAGAGAGATGTTCTGTTTCATACGGATGCAGCTCAGGCCATGGGGCATCTGAATATTGATGTTGAAAAACTCAACATTGATCTAATGTCATTTTCATCACACAAGCTTTGTGGTCCAAAAGGAATAGGAGCACTTTATGTACGCAGCATAATGCCGAGGGTAAAGTCAGAACCTCTGATACATGGTGGTGGTCAAGAAAGAAATATCCGTTCTGGAACACTAAATGTGCCAGGAATCGTGGGCTTTGCAAAAGCGGTGAAAATTGCACAAATGGAAATGGATTCTGAAAATATGTTGTTTAAAAAATGGATCGATATAATGTTTGATAGCCTATCCCAAGTTGGTGCAAAGCTGAACGGACATCCTACAAAGAGATTGGTACACAATCTTAATGTAAGATTTGATGGAATTGAGGGAAAGGCGATAATAAATTCCGTATCCAAAAAAATTGCCATATCTGCTGGTTCTGCATGTACCACCCAAATGGTTGAACCATCCCATGTACTCCTAGCAATTGGTCTAACCGAAGAGCAGGCGCATACTGCTATACGAATAGGGTGTGGACGGTTCAACACCAATGAAGATATTAGGATCGCCATAGATGAGATCCATTCATCCATTAAACACTTGACACAAATCTGTTAA